In Pseudohongiella acticola, the sequence ATGTGGGACTACGTTGGCATCGTCAGAAGCGATCGACGCCTGCATCGGGCCCACAAACGCATCCAGTTACTGGAACAGGAAATCCAGGAACATTATCGCTATCACATGATTTCCCGGGACCTGCTCGAACTTCGTAATCTGGTACTCGTGGCACGGCTCATAATTGAATCAGCCTTGCAGCGCAAGGAAAGTCGTGGCCTGCACTACACGATTGATTACCTGGAGACACTTGCGGACGCCAGAGACACGGTGTTGACACCTCATCAGAAGCGATCGTGAACCTGATCCGAAGCGTGCTGCAAGGAAACTGACAGAAGCCAGATGCGCAAGCGGCGCCGGCACTCGGTATCACAACAATCAGGCAATACGACTAAGTAGTATGGCTGTTTGTCGCTCCAAGCTTTCCGATGGAATTTAACAATCTGACACCAGGGCACACAATACAACTCGCTGATGGCCACCGGAATCCTGCGCCTGTTGCAGAGCTCTATGACCGTCTCTGAGGCATCTGCTTCAACGCCCACCACACCTGTGCCCTTGCCTGCCAATCCGCAACGCAAAAGCTTGATCAGATGCAGGACCAGACATACTGAAAGCAACACCTGTAGCCAGACCGGTACTGCGCTGACAGCCAGCGCAACAAAGGCCGCGCCGTGCAGAACATAATACCCGACTCGCAGAAGTACGGAGGGTCTGGCCCGGAACAAAAACAACACTAATGTGGACGACGAACGCCTGATGCTGCATATTCACGAATTCTGACGACCAGCGCCTGTATGGCAGGGTCCGGGTGAGTAGCACGCTCGACCAGGCAGGCAAACAGATCCTGATCCTCTTCTTCCAGCAGTCGTTCGTAAAGCTGCTGCTCGGCGGGCTCTAGCGAGTGCAGCAGGTTCTCCGCAAACGGCAGGAGCAATATATCGAGCTCCCACATACCGCGGCGGCTATGCCAGAGCATTTTCTTGTAAGCAATATCTGATACCATGATTCTTCCTGTCTTATGTGGCAGGCCAGCCCCTGACCATAAAGGGATTTTAAACGAATTCTCTGATTTTTACCGGATTAAGACACTATGCCTGATAACACAGGGCCTGAACATGACCAGGCCGCCTCCATCACCGATGGCAAGGCACAACCTGACGCGGTGACTGAATCCAGTCGGCAGCCATGGTTGACGCAATTACATGACGTCGACATCATTTCCGTGTCCGGTGCTGACAGCGAACGATTTCTGCAAGGCCAGCTTAGCTGCAACATGTCACAGCTTACCGACAGTCACTCGCTCAGGGCAGCACTGTGCAACCTGAAAGGACGTGTCATTGCCGATCTGCGGGTGCTCCGCCTGGACCAAAGCATATTGTTGATGTGCAGCGCCGGAATGGCCGATATCGTACTGACGACACTAACCAAATACAGTGTTTTTTTTAAGACTTCCCTGCAGAAAGTCAGCGATCATTATGTGGTGCTGGGAGTTGCCGGTGCTGACAGCGAAAGCCTTCTTGCCTCCTGCGGCGTCAGTTGTCCGCAAACACAGGATGCCTGTACCCAGATTGGCGGCGGCGTTGTGGCGAGAATTCAGGAGGCGCCCGCTCGGTTCTGTTGCGTACTCAGCGACGCCCATGCAGAACTTGCAACGACACTGTCGTCCAGATTCGCATCAGGCTCGGAAGAGGACTGGCGTCTTGCAGATATCACCGCAGGCGTGGCTCACATTCGGCCGGGGCAGCAGGAATTGCACACCCCTCAGGTGTTGAACTATGACCTGAATGGCACAATTGATTTCAAGAAAGGTTGTTATACAGGTCAGGAAGTGGTCGCGAGAATGTATTATCGGGCCGAAGCAAAAAAACGCCTGCGCTATATTTCCTGGCCAACATCACAGGTAGAGCCGTCGGGCGGTGATGTCATCGACAGCATTGAACGGCCCTCAGGGCAAACCCATGCGCTTGCCATCATGCCCGTCAGTACTGAATGACAGCGCGCCTGGGCGGGAGTCAGAACCGGTATAGCTTCACATTCAGAACAGCGCCGGAGCCGGACAGTCCAGAATCTCGGCAATTATCTGGAAAAGTTCCTGTTCAATGGGTGTGACAGCATTGTCAGACTGAATACAGGCGGCAACTGCGAGCAACATGCTTTTTTTGTTGCGCAAATTCAGTTGCTGTAACTGGTCAAGCGCCCCTGACAGATCAGCTCTGCTGATTTTTATTATCGGCACAAGTGACTCTTCCGCCAGTTCAGGTATCTCTGATTGCAAACTGTCAGCAGCAGCCTGGAAGGCGGATAATGCCGCCGCGTCCTGTTGCCCTATCTGAGCCAGTACAGACAACAAGGTTTTGCAGGCATCGTTGCAATGTCGCAGGGAGCGCTTGCGAGCGCCTCTCAATTGACCTTGAAAAACTGGATGCAAGTGCTTAAGTACCAGGTAGTGACGCAGCCAGGCCTGCGGAGCAACGCCGGCAGAACCTTCCAGCACTGCAGCCATGTTGTGCTCAAACATGGTGTATTGAGCCGCACTGAGATGTCGTAGCGCTGGCAGTGCGATATTGATCAATGCCAACGGATCTCCTGCCGTCAGCCTGTCGCTATTATCTATCAGTTTTATCAGTTGTGGGTAAACGCCAGCATCGGCATTTGCCTCGAGAAATTTGAGCTGGCTGGACCGTTGCCCTGCATCGGCATCGCCCGGGTCAGGCAGACTATCTGCCTGTGACGTTTTATCGGCAGTACCATCAAGCAACAAAAAATAGACCAAAGCACGCGCACCATGAGGCTCATGGGCAGCTTCAACAAATACCGACGGTAATCGCTTCAACACTCGAACGGCTTCCGCCAGATCAGCCGAATCCGGGCTACCGGCACGCTGCAACGCGGCCATCGCAGCCACCTCCAGTAATACGTCACTGCGCTGTCGTTGTGCGGGATCCTGTTTGGCGCCAATGTCGCCTGCTCCGCTTGCTGGGTTCTGCGTCGAATGTTCGGTTGTCTGGGAAAAATCACCATCCCATTGTGGCTGCAATCGTTTTATACGTTGTTGCAGTGGCGGGTGTGTAGCAAACAAGGCCGCAAAAGACGTTTTCACGCCCTGGCTGAACAGGGCATGACTGATCTCGCGAGCTCCAGGGTTGTTTAGCTGAGAACCGGCATCATCAGACCCGATCTGTTTTAAGGCGCCTGCGATGCCATCGGCACTGCGGGTAAACTGCACAGCCGACGCGTCCGCCAGATATTCACGTTGGCGACTGACAGCCGATTTGATCAGGTTACCAAAGAAAGTGCCAGCGGCACCGATGACGATCAAACCCAGCCCGAGGAACACGATGCCGTTACCGTTTTTGCCACGCCTGCTCACACCCGCGCTTCGCATCAGATAATAGCCCATCACACCGAGGACCAGAATGCCGTGCAGCAAACCGATGAGCCGGATATTAAGCCGCATGTCACCGTGCAGGATATGGCTGAACTCATGAGCAATAACGCCCTGCAACTGGTCGCGTTGCAATTTGGTTATGGCGCCACGGGTTATGCCAATGACCGCATCAGATGCCGAGTACCCGGCAGCGAAGGCGTTGATGGCACTTTCATCCAGGATATAAACCGGCGGCACAGGGGTTGAGGAAGCCAGGGCCATTTCTTCAACAATGTTGAGTATGCGCTGTTCATGAATGTCGTCGCTGCCAGGAATCAGCAGGCGTCCACCCAGGGATTCGGCAACACGCGCACCGCCATGGCGCAGACTGACGGTTTTGTACAGGCTGCCAAAACCAACAACTGCTATGACCGCGAGGCTGATCACAGCAAACAATGCCGGCTCGACCTGCGTTATTGAGGATGTGTCACCCTGCTCCGTTGACGCCAGGCCCAGCGTCAGCAAAACCAGCGCATTGGTCAGTACTATGAGACTGATTACCGCTAGTGCAAACAGCAGAA encodes:
- a CDS encoding FAD assembly factor SdhE is translated as MVSDIAYKKMLWHSRRGMWELDILLLPFAENLLHSLEPAEQQLYERLLEEEDQDLFACLVERATHPDPAIQALVVRIREYAASGVRRPH
- the ygfZ gene encoding CAF17-like 4Fe-4S cluster assembly/insertion protein YgfZ; its protein translation is MPDNTGPEHDQAASITDGKAQPDAVTESSRQPWLTQLHDVDIISVSGADSERFLQGQLSCNMSQLTDSHSLRAALCNLKGRVIADLRVLRLDQSILLMCSAGMADIVLTTLTKYSVFFKTSLQKVSDHYVVLGVAGADSESLLASCGVSCPQTQDACTQIGGGVVARIQEAPARFCCVLSDAHAELATTLSSRFASGSEEDWRLADITAGVAHIRPGQQELHTPQVLNYDLNGTIDFKKGCYTGQEVVARMYYRAEAKKRLRYISWPTSQVEPSGGDVIDSIERPSGQTHALAIMPVSTE
- a CDS encoding M48 family metallopeptidase; this translates as MDFFQAQDIARRKTGRLVLLFALAVISLIVLTNALVLLTLGLASTEQGDTSSITQVEPALFAVISLAVIAVVGFGSLYKTVSLRHGGARVAESLGGRLLIPGSDDIHEQRILNIVEEMALASSTPVPPVYILDESAINAFAAGYSASDAVIGITRGAITKLQRDQLQGVIAHEFSHILHGDMRLNIRLIGLLHGILVLGVMGYYLMRSAGVSRRGKNGNGIVFLGLGLIVIGAAGTFFGNLIKSAVSRQREYLADASAVQFTRSADGIAGALKQIGSDDAGSQLNNPGAREISHALFSQGVKTSFAALFATHPPLQQRIKRLQPQWDGDFSQTTEHSTQNPASGAGDIGAKQDPAQRQRSDVLLEVAAMAALQRAGSPDSADLAEAVRVLKRLPSVFVEAAHEPHGARALVYFLLLDGTADKTSQADSLPDPGDADAGQRSSQLKFLEANADAGVYPQLIKLIDNSDRLTAGDPLALINIALPALRHLSAAQYTMFEHNMAAVLEGSAGVAPQAWLRHYLVLKHLHPVFQGQLRGARKRSLRHCNDACKTLLSVLAQIGQQDAAALSAFQAAADSLQSEIPELAEESLVPIIKISRADLSGALDQLQQLNLRNKKSMLLAVAACIQSDNAVTPIEQELFQIIAEILDCPAPALF